In Aspergillus fumigatus Af293 chromosome 2, whole genome shotgun sequence, a genomic segment contains:
- a CDS encoding putative aryl-alcohol dehydrogenase Aad14 gives MSEFFRPAPEPRTELGRYRILSSTAGIRVSPLQLGAMSIGDAWSDFMGSMDKESSFKLLDAFVEAGGNFIDTANNYQDEQSETWIGEWMAARQNRDQLVLATKFTIDYKAHALGKGNAVNHSGNHRRSLHMSVRDSLKKLQTDWIDILYLHWWDHTTSIEEIMDSLHILVEQGKVLYLGISDTPAWVVSAANTYARAHGKTPFSVYQGRWNVMLRDFEREIIPMTRHFGMALAPWDVLGSGKFQTKKALEERKKKGEGLRSMFGPGEQTEDEVKMSEALAKVAAEHGIESVTAIALAYVRAKAPNVFPIVGGRKVEHLHDNIQALSIKLTPEQIEYLESVKPMDLGFPSNLIGSDPKVTGKPTLLLAATAPFVFETGSKPIGQA, from the coding sequence ATGTCGGAATTCTTCAGACCAGCACCCGAGCCTCGCACCGAGCTTGGTCGGTATCGCATCCTCTCCTCGACCGCGGGCATCCGCGTGTCTCCACTGCAGCTCGGCGCCATGTCGATCGGAGATGCCTGGTCGGATTTTATGGGCTCAATGGACAAGGAATCCTCCTTCAAGCTTCTTGATGCCTTCGTCGAGGCCGGAGGCAATTTCATTGACACCGCCAACAACTACCAGGACGAGCAATCGGAGACCTGGATCGGAGAATGGATGGCTGCCCGCCAGAACCGCGACCAGCTGGTCCTCGCAACCAAGTTCACAATCGACTACAAGGCCCACGCGCTAGGTAAAGGAAATGCTGTCAATCACAGTGGTAACCACCGCCGCAGTCTGCACATGAGCGTACGCGACTCGCTCAAGAAGCTGCAGACGGACTGGATCGATATCCTCTACCTGCACTGGTGGGACCACACTACctccatcgaggagatcatggaCAGTCTGCACATCCTCGTGGAGCAGGGCAAGGTCCTATATCTGGGGATTTCGGACACACCAGCGTGGGTTGTGAGCGCGGCGAACACTTATGCGCGTGCACACGGTAAGACGCCCTTCAGCGTCTACCAGGGGCGGTGGAACGTGATGCTGCGGGACTTTGAGCGCGAGATCATCCCCATGACGCGGCATTTTGGTATGGCCCTGGCGCCGTGGGACGTACTGGGCAGCGGCAAGTTTCAGACCAAAAAGGCGCTcgaggagcgcaagaagaagggcgagggCCTGCGCAGCATGTTCGGGCCAGGGGAGCAGACGGAGGATGAGGTGAAGATGAGTGAGGCTCTCGCGAAGGTGGCCGCAGAGCACGGTATCGAGTCTGTGACGGCCATTGCTCTGGCTTATGTGCGGGCCAAGGCGCCGAATGTGTTCCCGATCGTCGGAGGACGCAAGGTCGAGCACCTGCACGACAACATTCAGGCGTTGAGCATCAAATTGACCCCGGAGCAGATCGAGTACCTGGAGAGTGTGAAGCCGATGGATCTTGGTTTTCCTAGCAACCTCATTGGATCAGATCCCAAGGTGACTGGCAAACCTACACTACTTCTGGCTGCCACTGCACCATTTGTTTTCGAGACTGGATCAAAGCCAATTGGGCAGGCGTGA
- the luA gene encoding 3-isopropylmalate dehydratase LEU1, whose amino-acid sequence MPGVDKKPKTLYDKVLDHHIVNEQEDGTILIYIDRHLVHEVTSPQAFEGLKNAGRKVRRPDCTLATVDHNIPTSSRKNFKNVEEFIEETDSRLQCTTLEQNVKDFGLTYFGMGDKRQGIVHIIGPEQGFTLPGTTVVCGDSHTSTHGAFGALAFGIGTSEVEHVLATQTLLTRRSKNMRIQVDGELPPGVTSKDVVLHIIGVIGTAGGTGAVIEFCGSVIRGLSMEARMSMCNMSIEAGARAGMIAPDETTFEYLKGRPLAPKYDSAEWKRAVAFWSSLASDEGAVYDKTVVLDGKDIIPTVSWGTSPQDVVPITGVVPGPDDFEDENRKVACKRALEYMGLVAGTRIQDIPVDKVFIGSCTNARIEDLRAAAKVVRGKKVAANIKRAMVVPGSGLVKQQAEAEGLDRVFTDAGFEWREAGCSMCLGMNPDILSPQERCASTSNRNFEGRQGAGGRTHLMSPAMAAAAAITGHLADVREHLTASPLLAKAQPHLDIQEEHEDPTTEDEFDRIMDMPADNEPHANSSAATAAAGSTAGLPKFTTLRGIAAPMDRSNVDTDAIIPKQFLKTIKRTGLGSALFYELRYNPADGSENKSFVLNQEPYRNAKILVVTGPNFGCGSSREHAPWALLDFGIKCIIAPSFADIFFNNTFKNGMLPVVISDPAVLATIAAEASAGREIEVDLVNQEIKDAAGSKLASFEVDAFRKHCLINGLDDIGLTLQMEDKIRAFEAKRTLETPWLDGSGYLKRGNRGGATMIQAAPVPKTNRGDVKTEPLEW is encoded by the exons ATGCCTGGCGTAgacaagaagcccaagaCCTTGTACGACAAGGTCTTGGATCACCACATTGTCAATGAGCAGGAGGATGGTACCATCCTCATCTACATCG ACAGACATCTCGTCCACGAAGTAACTTCCCCACAAGCATTTGAAGGTCTTAAGAATGCTGGCCGCAAGGTCCGCAGGCCGGACTGCACTCTCGCCACAGTTGATCAC AACATCCCTACCTCCTCGCGGAAAAACTTCAAGAATGTCGAAGAGTTCATTGAAGAGACCGACTCTCGTCTGCAATGCACCACCCTCGAACAGAACGTCAAGGACTTTGGTCTCACATACTTCGGCATGGGAGATAAGCGCCAGGGTATCGTTCACATCATCGGGCCCGAGCAAGGGTTCACTCTCCCCGGTACCACCGTTGTCTGCGGTGACAGCCACACCTCCACACACGGTGCCTTTGGCGCCCTAGCGTTCGGTATCGGCACGAGCGAAGTCGAGCACGTCCTCGCCACTCAGACCCTCCTCACCCGCCGGAGCAAGAACATGCGCATTCAGGTGGATGGTGAGCTGCCTCCTGGCGTGACCAGTAAGGATGTTGTCCTGCACATTATCGGAGTCATTGGTACCGCGGGTGGTACTGGTGCGGTCATCGAGTTCTGCGGTTCTGTCATTCGCGGCCTGAGCATGGAGGCCCGCATGTCCATGTGTAACATGTCCATCGAGGCCGGTGCCCGCGCGGGCATGATCGCCCCCGACGAGACCACCTTTGAATACCTCAAGGGCCGACCCCTAGCTCCCAAGTACGACAGCGCCGAGTGGAAGAGGGCTGTCGCCTTCTGGTCGAGCCTCGCGTCTGATGAGGGCGCTGTCTACGACAAAACCGTGGTTCTTGacggcaaggatatcattcCCACCGTTTCCTGGGGTACTTCCCCGCAGGACGTTGTTCCCATCACGGGCGTCGTTCCCGGACCCGACGACTTCGAGGACGAGAACCGCAAGGTCGCCTGCAAGCGTGCCCTCGAGTACATGGGTCTCGTGGCTGGCACCCGGATACAGGACATTCCCGTCGACAAGGTGTTCATCGGCTCGTGCACCAACGCGCGGATTGAGGATCTGCGCGCCGCGGCCAAGGTCGTCCGCGGCAAGAAGGTTGCCGCCAATATCAAGCGCGCCATGGTTGTTCCCGGTTCTGGTCTGGTCAAGCAGCAGGCGGAAGCCGAGGGGCTTGACCGCGTCTTCACGGATGCTGGTTTTGAGTGGCGCGAGGCCGGCTGCTCCATGTGCCTGGGCATGAACCCCGACATCCTCTCCCCCCAGGAGCGCTGCGCCAGCACCTCCAACCGCAATTTCGAGGGTCGCCAGGGTGCCGGCGGCCGCACTCACCTCATGTCCCCCGCCAtggccgctgccgctgccatCACCGGCCACCTTGCCGATGTGCGTGAACATTTGACCGCCAGCCCTTTGCTGGCCAAGGCCCAACCCCACCTGGACATCCAGGAGGAGCACGAGGACCCCACGACGGAAGACGAGTTCGACCGCATCATGGACATGCCGGCCGACAATGAGCCGCACGCCAACTCTTCCGCCGCCACGGCCGCTGCTGGCTCCACCGCTGGCCTCCCCAAGTTCACCACCCTCCGCGGCATTGCCGCCCCAATGGACCGCTCCAACGTCGACAccgacgccatcatccccaaGCAATTTCTCAAGACGATCAAGCGTACCGGCCTCGGCAGCGCCCTCTTCTATGAACTCCGCTACAACCCCGCCGACGGCTCTGAAAACAAGTCCTTCGTCCTGAACCAGGAGCCCTACCGCAACGCCAAGATTCTCGTCGTTACAGGCCCCAACTTTGGCTGCGGCAGCTCCCGCGAGCACGCCCCCTGGGCCCTCCTTGACTTTGGCATCAAGTGCATCATCGCCCCCTCCTTCGCTgatatcttcttcaacaacacCTTCAAGAACGGCATGCTGCCCGTCGTCATCTCCGACCCCGCCGTCCTCGCcaccatcgccgccgaggccTCCGCCGGCCGCGAGATTGAAGTTGACCTTGTCAAccaggagatcaaggacgCTGCCGGCTCCAAGCTCGCCTCCTTCGAGGTTGACGCCTTCCGCAAGCACTGCCTCATCAACGGCCTCGACGACATCGGCCTTACCCTCCAGATGGAGGACAAGATCCGTGCCTTCGAGGCAAAGCGCACCCTCGAGACCCCCTGGCTCGACGGCAGCGGCTACCTCAAGCGCGGTAACCGCGGCGGCGCCACCATGATCCAGGCCGCCCCCGTCCCCAAAACCAACCGTGGAGACGTCAAGACCGAGCCTCTGGAATGGTAA
- a CDS encoding putative proline permease, whose amino-acid sequence MAVGPTLGTGLFIGGGQALAAGGPASLLFSYLFLSVLVYCLATALSEIAAHMPAQDGTMVSHAYRYASKPLAFSMGYLRWYSLSMLIPFEITNAIVSLGMVNPSRAVALRVSIPTLIIFGFNMLPERSFKRSEAVFTYLKLITTTGLVFLTIVFAIPGVSHSPVQGFQYWNNPGPMNEFIYDGHLGRFLGLLQCLQYSTIAFVFNPELIVQRVEQPDSQQQANILSVSRIDMIHLFVLYILNAVAMGVMSPFNDPSLTNHGVGAGTSPYLVAVKRSGIPVLPVVVTALIFLSSVASGRSFLFTSSRTLHSLAEAGHAPELFRRRNRWDVPYVAVITSAFFSSLAYFSAMISSSIVFNSLMYFITTCGCISWVGTCVVYLYFRRQTEALGFTSVHRARIQPYGVYFGIVTCTLLPIVNTFIIATPSQLAASKLLPVYFGISSFFLLYIGHRVGYAVIWRRTRMKKSSIEEPGDWSIELPPTTSNGRTGGADSSLHNTAL is encoded by the coding sequence ATGGCGGTCGGACCGACCCTTGGGACAGGCCTCTTTATCGGAGGTGGCCAGGCGCTGGCCGCTGGGGGTCCTgcttccttgctcttctcctATTTGTTCTTGTCTGTTCTGGTATACTGTCTCGCAACAGCCTTGTCGGAGATTGCCGCTCATATGCCGGCTCAAGATGGCACAATGGTCTCTCACGCCTACCGATATGCTTCGAAACCCTTGGCGTTCTCCATGGGTTACCTTCGCTGGTATTCACTGTCGATGCTCATCCCGTTTGAAATCACGAACGCTATTGTCAGTCTTGGAATGGTAAATCCCTCGCGTGCGGTTGCGCTCCGTGTCAGCATTCCTACTTTGATCATATTTGGCTTCAACATGCTTCCAGAAAGATCGTTCAAGAGGTCAGAAGCTGTTTTTACCTACTTGAAACTGATCACGACCACGggcctcgtcttcctcaCCATTGTCTTTGCCATTCCAGGTGTTTCTCACTCTCCTGTTCAAGGATTCCAGTACTGGAACAATCCGGGCCCCATGAACGAATTCATATACGATGGTCACCTGGGCCGGTTTCTTGGCCTGCTCCAGTGCCTCCAATATAGCACAATCGCCTTCGTCTTTAATCCGGAGCTCATCGTCCAGAGGGTTGAACAACCTGACTCGCAACAGCAAGCCAACATCCTGAGTGTATCCCGAATCGACATGATACATCTTTTCGTGCTCTATATACTCAACGCAGTGGCCATGGGCGTGATGAGCCCCTTTAATGACCCGTCACTTACAAACCACGGGGTTGGCGCTGGGACCTCGCCTTACCTGGTGGCGGTCAAGAGGAGCGGCATTCCTGTTCTGCCAGTGGTGGTGACCGCGTTGATCTTCCTGTCGTCTGTCGCATCAGGCcgttcttttctcttcacCTCTTCACGCACGCTGCATTCATTGGCCGAAGCTGGGCATGCTCCTGAACTTTTCAGGCGGCGCAACCGATGGGACGTGCCGTATGTAGCCGTCATAACGTCGGCATTTTTCTCCAGTCTCGCATATTTCTCGGCGATGATATCCAGCTCGATTGTCTTCAATTCGTTGATGTATTTTATCACCACCTGCGGATGCATCTCCTGGGTGGGCACGTGTGTCGTCTATCTTTACTTCCGCAGGCAGACAGAAGCTTTAGGCTTTACCTCTGTACACCGAGCCAGAATACAACCCTATGGGGTGTACTTTGGCATTGTCACATGTACACTGTTGCCTATTGTTAACACTTTCATCATAGCGACTCCATCGCAGCTGGCCGCGAGCAAGTTGCTTCCTGTGTACTTCGGAATATCCTCCTTTTTCCTACTCTATATTGGCCATCGTGTGGGATATGCTGTTATCTGGAGACGGACTaggatgaagaaaagcagTATTGAGGAACCTGGAGATTGGTCTATAGAGCTACCTCCTACCACATCCAACGGCAGGACAGGAGGAGCAGATTCATCCTTACATAACACGGCCCTTTGA
- a CDS encoding putative nuclear pore protein (SEH1), whose protein sequence is MSSGFTDFDAGHRDLVTVTKFNFYGNRIVTASSDHRMKVWDQKDGEWHLIDTWRAHDAEIRDATWNGPFTGQHIGSVGEDMKCKIWQEDVTQPPNSGRRFRSIFRMTAPQRHPFVSMDFRNIDLETWLAVITRDGYLMVMEPVSPDSLADWQPLDQFRVCTAPQRGEETSFKVQFHHDPTDITHLVNPSWDRKSLSLVVAAMDSVKVYRTDANRRFYHAIELTGHGGLVRDISWANGSVRGYDLIASGCKDGFVRVFEVYTSMSNSGSQTTNGSHVESQSQSPSLRATAQSGIGSALANRTPESVTNRPATGDSQFKHSYKEVACIDSKHLDVWQVEFSYAGDCLISSGDDGAVRFWKKSLSGKWLEYAETGIDYE, encoded by the exons ATGTCCTCTGGGTTCACCGACTTCGACGCCGGCCATCGTGACTTGGTGACAGTGACCAAATTCAACTTTTATGGCAATCGCATTGTCACCGCTTCTTCAGACCACCGCATGAAAGTGTGGGATCAGAAAGATGGTGAATGGCACCTGATCGATACCTGGCGCGCTCATGACGCTGAAATCCGTGAT GCTACGTGGAATGGCCCATTTACTGGCCAGCACATAGGCAGTGTAGGGGAAGACATGAAGTGCAAAATCTGGCAGGAAGACGTTACCCAACCGCCCAATTCGGGGAGACGCTTCAGGTCAATTTTCCGTATGACGGCGCCGCAGCGGCATCCCTTCGTTTCTATGGACTTTCGCAACATTGACCTTGAGACCTGGCTCGCTGTAATTACTCGGGACGGCTATCTCATGGTCATGGAACCCGTCAGTCCCGACTCCCTCGCGGACTGGCAGCCCCTGGACCAGTTTCGAGTTTGCACTGCGCCTCAACGCGGTGAGGAAACCAGCTTCAAAGTGCAGTTTCACCATGATCCAACGGATATTACTCACTTGGTCAATCCGAGCTGGGACCGTAAGAGCCTCTCTCTTGTCGTCGCCGCGATGGACAGCGTCAAAGTATATCGCACCGACGCCAATCGTCGCTTCTACCACGCTATTGAATTGACTGGGCATGGCGGGCTTGTCAGAGACATCTCCTGGGCTAATGGCTCTGTTCGAGGCTACGATCTCATTGCTAGTGGCTGCAAGGATGGCTTCGTACGAGTCTTTGAAGTCTATACGTCGATGTCAAACAGTGGTTCGCAGACCACCAATGGATCACACGTCGAGTCTCAGTCACAGTCACCCTCCTTGCGTGCCACCGCACAATCAGGGATTGGGTCCGCTCTTGCAAATCGAACACCTGAATCGGTGACAAATCGTCCAGCGACTGGTGATTCTCAGTTCAAGCATTCATACAAGGAAGTTGCATGTATCGACAGCAAACATCTCGATGTATGGCAGGTAGAGTTTTCCTACGCAG GTGACTGTCTCATCTCTTCTGGTGACGATGGTGCTGTCCGCTTCTGGAAGAAGTCCTTGTCGGGCAAGTGGCTCGAATACGCTGAGACCGGTATAGACTATGAGTGA
- a CDS encoding UDP-N-acetylglucosamine--dolichyl-phosphate N-acetylglucosaminephosphotransferase: MNSAYASSLSRRETWRLLVLAGAGIGIIVNSLQGDGAPLIASIAFSAVAFALTFSLIRWLGPVFMRAGLKGKDMAKPRRPEIPETMGAVCAVVYLLALIFFIPFAFYKDIVAATSGGGNRDVVLEIAHVENGRFLHRFPHSKLASYLSGLLSLQCIVILGIGDDLLDIRWRHKVLIPAFGAIPMLIVYFVDFGVTHVVVPVPLQPYLGTFVDLGWLYYVYMAAIAIFCPNAINMLAGINGVEVAQSLVIAVLLVANDLLYIAPTTPFPHPATDSHLFSLYFLLPFIGVSVALLCHNWYPSKVFVGDTYCYFAGMVFAVVGILGHFSKTLLLLFIPQIFNFLYSTPQLFHIIPCPRHRLPKFNAMSGLLDASVTEWTVPPGPLVATGLEILHRMRLIRITKNEEGEIVESTNLTILNLWLIWMGPMREDRLAWHMVMVQTACGALGLFVRHRLALLVFQQDNRAFRYGV; encoded by the exons ATGAACTCAGCATATGCAAGTTCACTTTCTCGTCGGGAGACCTGGCGTCTCTTGGTACTGGCGGGAGCAGGTATTGGAATCATCGTGAATAGTCTTCAAGGTGACGGCGCACCTCTAATCGCATCCATTGCTTTTAGCGCAGTTGCTTTTGCATTGACGTTCAGTCTAATTCGATGGCTGGGACCGGTTTTCATGAGAGCTGGCCTAAAGGGAAAGGACATGGCGAAGCCAAGAAGACCTGAAAT ACCGGAGACGATGGGGGCTGTTTGCGCAGTTGTGTATCTTCTGGcgctcatcttcttcattcccTTTGCCTTTTATAAGGACATCGTTGCAGCTACTTCAGGTGGTGGTAACCGAGATGTAGTGCTTGAGATTGCTCATGTCGAGAATGGTCGCTTTCTCCATCGCTTTCCACACTCCAAG CTTGCGTCTTATCTGTCGGGGCTCCTCTCGTTGCAATGTATTGTCATACTAGGAATTGGGGATGATCTGCTCGATATACGCTGGAGACACAAAGTCCTCATTCCTGCATTCGGTGCAATCCCAATGCTCATTGTTTACTTTGTGGACTTCGGGGTTACGCATGTTGTCGTGCCGGTGCCCCTGCAGCCGTATTTGGGCACTTTCGTGGACTTGGGATGGCTGTACTATGTGTACATGGCCGCTATTGCCATATTTTGTCCCAACGCCATCAACATGCTGGCGGGGATCAACGGAGTGGAAGTTGCACAATCACTCGTAATTGCGGTGCTACTGGTTGCGAATGACCTGTTATACATTGCCCCTACAACGCCATTCCCGCACCCGGCTACCGACTCGCATCTATTTTCTTTATACTTCCTGCTCCCTTTCATCGGGGTTTCAGTGGCCTTGCTGTGCCACAACTGGTATCCATCGAAGGTGTTTGTGGGCGATACCTACTGCTACTTTGCGGGGATGGTGTTTGCCGTGGTGGGGATTCTCGGCCATTTCAGCAAAACCCTCCTGCTGCTCTTCATTCCACAGATCTTCAACTTTCTGTATTCGACTCCGCAGCTCTTCCACATCATCCCTTGTCCCCGTCACCGCCTCCCCAAGTTCAACGCCATGAGCGGGTTGTTGGACGCATCCGTGACTGAGTGGACCGTGCCTCCCGGCCCATTGGTAGCCACTGGCCTAGAGATCCTGCACAGGATGCGGCTGATTCGCATTACAAAGAACGAGGAGGGTGAGATCGTCGAGTCGACCAATCTGACGATCCTGAATTTGTGGCTCATTTGGATGGGTCCGATGCGGGAGGATCGTTTGGCGTGGCACATGGTCATGGTTCAGACCGCCTGTGGGGCCCTGGGCTTGTTCGTACGACATCGTCTGGCGTTGTTGGTGTTTCAGCAAGATAATAGAGCATTTCGATACGGCGTATAG
- a CDS encoding putative PHD finger and SET domain protein produces MTDTSPVAITHSTTEPYPVTVPLNSPALNGAVSDSAAPDEEEPYTIKCICAFEDDDGNTVFCEGCETWQHIECYYHGRHVPEVHNCVDCEPRYLDAKRATERQRRLREIGDSGDRKAKRAGAKGQRKRVKDHGDKVNGFHQRADSIARDQPPAKKAKATHRASGSISSLPGAAPFPLDARRRVATSMSPTKSLGPSIPLYSNEFLHLYDHDQDYAPMNSNLFVNLPLAADLASWVTEPTALARVSNGRSSRDIFTWSDTALDRSLWPSLSTETITDPSINIEGQHPTWKVLRTRESVSKDHIVGEITGKIGLLRDYCLDPSNRWQELRHPEPFVFFHPQLPIYIDSRHEGSILRYVRRSCRPNVTIKTYITNEVEYHFCFVAKEDISANSEITAMWYLDPQLFESTHGLVKQEPNDSAQEVAAICISNVLANFGGCACEPPANCLLASVDRRRHPKALESKQVNGKRKKAKAKSAASPPATNSRASSETTKNMEDDDQPDSRSTSGSSRGQPRSRDLTPTLQHDGESELSAREKRKIAAAEKKFQQLEHDQQAHKKKKRNSGQATLVPQAQVSQSAHQAVSAQGHSRSSSSAQPSGSMSRKPSSIEASHGRSPLRRSHYVDSAIQTEPEADTSMLSVAPPLRRPSYVPLTQRLLRRCHADRVRLEEDSRRLPSSSPAALSPLSSSSHGALGPNVTPLKTPLIEKEDVEMKDSDSPTTVVSAGQSPTQETEQKASTPPSAPWMLTKPPFPPPWPSTAAHNARLPGSRVNNHRTNLWVPLPPATHPAGPTAISPGSATGSTVSSPSTLDAPAQPAAATPGSGVTAPSPVKKKLSLGDYLSRRGALTTPTSEKSQAQATAMLPPQKPVSDQSTATRDVSAPVDTLHPEIKVTGEAEATKRESPTSPDVTVKGAPSSVPTSHVPSFFF; encoded by the coding sequence ATGACAGATACCTCCCCAGTCGCCATCACGCATTCAACCACGGAGCCCTATCCGGTCACCGTACCCCTAAACTCACCCGCCCTCAACGGCGCCGTTTCCGACTCTGCCGCCCctgacgaggaggagccgTATACCATCAAATGCATCTGCGCAttcgaagatgacgatggcaaCACGGTCTTTTGCGAAGGGTGCGAGACTTGGCAGCACATCGAATGCTACTATCATGGTCGCCACGTGCCTGAGGTCCACAATTGCGTGGACTGCGAGCCCCGCTACCTCGATGCTAAGCGTGCCACCGAGCGGCAGAGACGTCTTAGGGAGATCGGTGACAGCGGTGACCGGAAAGCGAAACGTGCCGGAGCAAAAGGTCAGAGAAAAAGGGTCAAGGACCATGGTGACAAGGTGAATGGATTCCATCAGCGGGCGGACTCGATTGCTCGAGACCAGCCCCCTGCCAAAAAGGCCAAAGCCACCCATCGCGCCTCCGGATCCATCAGTTCTCTTCCTGGTGCTGCGCCATTCCCACTTGATGCCCGCAGACGTGTCGCAACTTCCATGAGCCCTACTAAATCCCTTGGGCCGTCCATCCCCCTTTACTCAAATGAATTTTTACATCTCTATGACCATGATCAGGACTATGCCCCTATGAATAGCAACCTCTTTGTCAACCTCCCTCTTGCGGCGGACCTGGCATCCTGGGTGACAGAGCCGACTGCGCTCGCTCGGGTTTCCAATGGGCGATCATCTCGTGACATCTTCACCTGGTCGGATACTGCGCTGGACCGGTCGCTCTGGCCTTCGTTATCTACAGAAACAATCACCGATCCCAGCATCAATATCGAAGGGCAGCATCCAACATGGAAGGTGCTAAGGACTCGCGAGAGTGTCTCCAAAGATCACATTGTTGGTGAGATCACTGGCAAGATTGGTCTTCTGCGAGACTATTGCCTGGATCCCAGTAATCGCTGGCAGGAGCTTCGTCATCCGGAACCTTTTGTATTCTTTCACCCCCAGCTCCCCATCTACATTGACAGTCGACACGAGGGGAGTATTCTTCGTTATGTGCGCCGCTCATGTCGACCCAATGTCACGATCAAGACTTACATCACCAACGAGGTGGAGTATCATTTCTGCTTTGTTGCTAAAGAAGATATTTCGGCCAATTCGGAGATCACAGCCATGTGGTATCTGGATCCCCAGCTCTTCGAGTCGACGCACGGTCTGGTCAAGCAGGAGCCGAATGACAGCGCTCAGGAAGTAGCTGCAATATGCATTAGCAACGTGCTTGCCAATTTCGGTGGCTGCGCGTGCGAGCCTCCAGCTAACTGCTTACTTGCCAGCGTTGATCGCCGGCGGCACCCAAAGGCGTTGGAGTCGAAGCAGGTCAACGGTAAGCGGAAGAAAGCAAAGGCGAAATCCGCCGCCTCGCCGCCCGCGACAAACAGTCGCGCAAGTAGTGAAACGACCAAGAATatggaggatgacgatcAGCCCGACAGTCGTTCCACATCCGGGTCTTCACGGGGCCAGCCGCGCAGTCGGGATCTTACTCCTACACTGCAGCACGATGGCGAGTCTGAGTTGTCCGCTCGAGAAAAGCGCAAGATTGCGGCAGCGGAAAAGAAATTTCAGCAGCTAGAACACGATCAGCAGGCgcacaagaagaagaagcgaaaCAGTGGTCAAGCAACCCTCGTACCTCAGGCCCAGGTAAGCCAGTCAGCCCATCAGGCTGTATCAGCCCAAGGTCATTCtcgctcgtcctcttcagcCCAGCCCTCAGGATCCATGTCGAGGAAGCCCTCCAGTATTGAAGCTTCTCACGGGCGGTCTCCGCTGCGACGTTCGCACTATGTGGACTCGGCTATTCAGACGGAGCCCGAGGCTGATACGTCAATGCTCTCCGTTGCGCCACCCCTACGGCGGCCTAGCTATGTGCCCCTCACGCAGCGGCTACTCAGGCGCTGTCATGCAGATCGTGTTCGCTTGGAGGAAGACAGTCGAAGACTGCCATCGTCGTCTCCAGCTGCGCTCTCACCTCTGTCTTCGAGTTCTCACGGTGCATTGGGCCCGAATGTTACACCTCTCAAAACTCCCTTgatcgagaaagaagacgTGGAAATGAAGGATTCCGACTCGCCTACTACGGTCGTGTCCGCCGGTCAATCACCGACTCAAGAAACCGAACAAAAAGCATCGACTCCCCCGTCAGCTCCTTGGATGTTGACCAAGCCTCCATTCCCCCCTCCTTGGCCGTCCACTGCTGCCCACAATGCTCGGTTACCAGGAAGCAGGGTGAACAATCACCGTACAAATCTCTgggttcctcttcctcccgcTACTCACCCCGCAGGGCCGACTGCCATCAGTCCGGGGTCGGCGACGGGGTCGACGGTGTCATCGCCATCTACCCTGGATGCACCAGCGCAACCTGCCGCGGCAACTCCAGGGTCTGGGGTGACTGCGCCGAGCCCTgtcaagaagaagcttagTCTTGGCGATTATCTCAGCCGAAGAGGAGCACTGACCACCCCGACATCCGAGAAGAGCCAAGCGCAAGCGACTGCCATGCTTCCTCCACAGAAGCCTGTTTCCGATCAATCAACCGCAACCCGCGATGTGTCTGCGCCGGTGGACACACTGCACCCTGAGATCAAAGTgactggagaagctgaagcaaCTAAGCGAGAAAGTCCCACATCACCGGACGTGACTGTGAAGGGCGCTCCTAGTTCGGTGCCGACCTCACATGTTCCCTCGTTCTTTTTCTAA